A portion of the Bifidobacterium bifidum ATCC 29521 = JCM 1255 = DSM 20456 genome contains these proteins:
- a CDS encoding ATP-dependent Clp protease proteolytic subunit, translating into MASEEAQFAARADRLAGPRGVVGFMPAAARESALRGGAAVSPQNRYVLPQFSEKTPYGMKTQDPYTKLFEDRIIFMGVQVDDTSADDIMAQLLVLESQDPSRDVMMYINSPGGSMTAMTAIYDTMQYIKPDVQTVCLGQAASAAAILLAAGAKGKRLMLPNARVLIHQPAIDQGFGKATEIEIQAKEMLRMREWLENTLAKHTGQDVEKIRKDIEVDTFLTAQEAKDYGIVDEVLEHRS; encoded by the coding sequence ATGGCATCCGAAGAAGCTCAGTTCGCAGCCCGCGCCGACCGTCTCGCCGGCCCGCGCGGCGTCGTCGGGTTCATGCCCGCCGCAGCCCGCGAGAGCGCGCTGCGCGGCGGCGCGGCCGTCTCGCCGCAGAACCGTTACGTGCTCCCGCAGTTCTCCGAGAAGACGCCGTACGGCATGAAGACGCAGGACCCGTACACCAAGCTGTTCGAGGACCGCATCATCTTCATGGGCGTGCAGGTCGACGACACGTCCGCCGACGACATCATGGCCCAGTTGCTTGTGCTCGAATCGCAGGATCCGAGCCGTGACGTGATGATGTACATCAACTCGCCTGGCGGCTCGATGACGGCCATGACCGCCATCTACGACACGATGCAGTACATCAAGCCCGACGTGCAGACCGTCTGCCTCGGTCAGGCTGCCTCCGCCGCGGCGATTCTGCTGGCCGCCGGTGCCAAGGGCAAGCGCCTGATGCTGCCGAACGCACGCGTGCTCATCCACCAGCCGGCCATCGACCAGGGCTTCGGCAAGGCCACGGAGATCGAGATCCAGGCCAAGGAGATGCTGCGCATGCGCGAATGGCTGGAGAACACGCTCGCCAAGCACACCGGACAGGATGTCGAGAAGATCCGCAAGGACATCGAGGTCGATACGTTCCTGACCGCCCAGGAAGCCAAGGATTACGGCATCGTGGACGAAGTGCTCGAACACCGTTCGTGA